ttttgatttgtttttgtgttgtaaATGTGTTAAGACAGAAGAAGTGCCTCCCTTTGTTGTGTTTGGATTTGCAAAATTGCAAACATGCTTTTGATTGAGActtgccctgctctgctgttggtGTTCTGTGTTAAAACAGGCTAGATCCAAGTTGCATGCAGTCTCTTCCTCTCATCTgtgaagagcagcaggagcagccagtCCATCAGGGAGCTTTATCTCGGGTAGCTGTGCTGGCCAAGCCCATGCCTTGAAATTCTTTGGCCCTTTAGTGCCTGTTTGCTGAATGCAGGTGCTcggtttgtttttcattattgtcTTTGGCAAGCTCAGACCAGCAAGCTCTGCCTGTTCTATAGCAGCGTGTCAAACAGTTGTGCAGCCTTTCCATTTTATATATAGAAAAAACAAGCTGCCTTTGAGGATTGACAATCGTCACGCCTTGCTGTCTTTGTTAATGAATTATGTGTAGGAGTTTATAGCTGGGATCCTTTTGGAGCTGCACTCAGATCTTGGATTTATGGTTTCCTACTGCCAGATCTCTGGGCTGTTTAGTCTAGCTTAGATATGCTTTGTAAAGCACGGCTAACTTCAGGGAGAAATATCTGCTAACTGAACAACCTGTTCAGGAGGGTAAGATCAGGTCAGTCAGTTTGGAAAACACTCATTTCACTGGGTCACCTTCCTGTATGGCCTCATGCTTTTGGAAGAATCTGTTTGGAAATTGTAATTATGTGCTTGTAGATGGTATCATTGTGATGGTATTGCtagacccttcacagctttgtttgaAAGGAGAAATTACAGGAGAATGATGGTTGCCCAGCCCCGTTGTGTATGGCCAGTAGGTTCAGAATCAACTTCAAATACTGTATCTGCTAAGCAGTTGGCTGTCCCAGCTCTTGATACAGTCCTAATCAGCCTTTATTCTGATATCAATGTATCAAGCTAGTTTTGCCGTTCACAGGGTGGAAGAATGAAGTTTGAGCTTAACAGGGAAGGATTTATTGAACTGAGCAATAGAGAGGTGTTAAGATAAAGAGGCAAACACTAATAAGTCTATGTGGATCTATGAAATTATTAGCTTTGTTCTGAAAGGCTGAGCATTGACAGCCTGTTTTCCATAGCAGAAATgcatctccttttcctttcagattttccATGTGAAATAGCAGGTTTCTCGTAGCATTTTTGCTGTATTGTGTTTTTGGAGTCTGATGTGAACTTTGGCTGGAAAGGAGTGCTGACCCtctggtgttttttcttttccagaaacatGCAACATGGCAGCAGCCATGGAAACTGAACAGCCAGGCCTCGAAGTCTTTGAAACCACGGGCTGTGAGGAGCAGGTGCAGAGAGAGGAGCAGCCAAAACCTGAGCCTTTCTATGTAGAGAGACATTCCTGGAGCCAGCTTCGGAAACTGCTCACAGATACACGAAAGTATCATGGATATATGATGGCAAAAGCCCCACATGACTTCACGTTTGTTAAGAAAAATGATCCCGAAGGACCTCATTCTGATAGGATTTACTATCTGGGTAAGTTTGCTGGCTCAGCCTTGCCTTGACTAAACAGTCACTGCAGAGGTGGTTTGGATTTGACTGTTCCTCTGTGCGCACCTGATTCCCTCTGGTTGGTCCCCAAATGCCTTGGCTACTCAGAAATCTGAGTAGCACTGAGAGAGATGAACAGGAAGGAGGCATTCAAACCTTCCTGAAGGTGCATCATCTTTGAAACATAAGCTGCATCGTGCTGCACTCCAGCCAGGTGAAATAACAGAGCAGACCTTTCTGAACTTAAAAgcttataaaataaaaagatcccTGACCTTCAACAAGACAAGGTTATTCTTCAAGCAGCATGTAGTAAGCCTGACTGTAGTTCTTTGTTCTTCACCTTCCCTGTGACTTGCATTTCTGAGAAGTGGGGACTTCTCAGTGCAAGGCTGCATTGTAGAGACTGTCAGTGCTTCCTTTGGTAGGAATGCCTGTGAAGCTGTTTCTTAGCATCTTTTGAGAGTGTTGGAATTATTAATAGGAAACTAATgtactttgtttctttcctttttgacaACAGCAATGTCTGGGGAGAATAGAGAGAACACACTCTTCTACTCTGAAATTCCAAAAACTGTGAACAAAGCTGCTGTCCTGTTGCTTTCCTGGAAGCCTCTCTTGGATCTTTTTCCGGTGggtcctgatttttttcttacatcttaGCAACACAGCAAGGCTTTGAGGTTGCACCTATAAGCCGTTACTGTGGTCTCAAAGACTTCAAGCTTCTCTTTGTATTTGGTTAACTCTGCAACCATCTCAAAAACAAGCgtaattttctcttcagtttttggAGCTACAGCCTGTGTGCATCATGAAAGCTGAGTGTATGTGTTTGATTTGTCCTTTGCCAGCAGAGATTACAAGTGCTAATTTGCATCACATTCTCTGCTTTGAGATCCTGGGCATTGCTGAAGGAGCCTGTAGTCTCAAATAATCACTGTCTTGCAGGGGGAAGCGATGAGTCTCCCCAGTGACCTGTCAGTGGCTCTGTGACTCAGGCTGAAGCAAGAAATCTCTTTTCCACTCTAGGTTGTGTGTCCTCTTCTCACCTCCGTGCACCatagcaggttgagggaggcaGGATATTTCCTGTGTGGAATTAGGTGTGTTGTTTCCCCATGTTGCTTCCTGAGGCTGTCAGCCAGACATAAAACTCATGCTGTGCTTTCCTCCCACCAGACCAGTCACCATGTATCTTTGCAAAAGTTAGTGGAGGCTGTCCTACTCATTCTAGAAATAATAGACCTTCTGTCTGATCTTTGTCATACCAGCGTACACTGGAAATAATGCCAGCCTTACTAAGGGAGAAGTGGCTCTCAGGTTCCCACTTCTGTAGGATATGGTCGAGGAATGCACCTACAAGTTGTCGCAGCAGAAGCACAAGCAGGAGTGGGCTCCTGGCTGTCAGCAGGATTCTGGAGGAGGAGGGTGTCTGCACAGCCATCTGGTCCTGGAAGCTTGGCGTGCAGAGATGCTCTGACAGTATTGTagcaaatgcagagcagaggtgttGATTGTGCTTCTCTGCCCATGTTCAGGCCATCCTGGACTATGGTATGTACTCTCGGGAAGAGGAGTTGCTGCGGGAGAGGAAGCGGATTGGCACTGTTGGGATTGCCTGCTACGACTACCACCGCGAGAGCGGCACCTTCCTGTTTCAGGCTGGGAGTGGAATTTATCATGTAAAAGATGGAGGCCCTCATGGATTCACTGTGAGTTTATTCATCTCTCTGTCTTGCACAGCACTTCCTGCCTCTGGCTGGAAGCTCCCTTGCTTCCTAGTGAAGGCAGAATGTGAGGTTCAGCTATTGCTGCACTGCCATGGCAAGTTGCACTGGAGGGGCAAGCGGCCTTAACCAACCTCAAAACGTGGAGAAGTCCTCCTTAGGGATGCATTGCCATGGTTACAGAAACTTGGAtggagaattaaaaagaaatggtagAATCTCTGGTGGCAAGGCAAGTCACTAGactttctgaattttattttattatattttaccAATAAAAAGGGACATGAAGCCTGTGGTGCTCTGCTCTTCCATGTACTCAGAAGTCATATCAGAGGCAGCTTTTGTTCCCAAGCTGTGGTTTAGAGGTCACTGTTCAGCAATCAGTACTGTATGTGTTACAGGATTTGGCTGTAGAACTTTGTGAACAAGCAGCCTTTACTCTTTGCTTGTGCTAATGCTGGATTTGAAAGCTGAAACCATTTCTTGTTGATACAGGAGATGCTTGATGTTTGCCTAACCCAGCTGTTACTGTATCTCGAGTTGGTTTAGGAGAACAAGAtttctgtctgttctgcctgTCAATTTTTAGGTGTGCCAGGCTTCTGTAGCAAGCTGTCTTCTGATTTGCAGTTAattctcagcactggtgaaagAGGCCCTGGTGGAACTGTTCGAGATGGTGGAAGCACAACTTTCCCTATAAAGTATCTGCtgatattttcctgtattttggAAATTGTAGAGATTGCTCTCTTGTAAACCTGTGTGTTTGAAGTCAGCAAGCACATTGCTGTGGTCATAGAGACCTTCTGGTAATCTAGGTCAGTGACTGTTTCACTACttactattctttttttcttctttcaatcAGCAACAGCCTTTAAGACCCATTCTGGTAGAGACCAGTTGTCCAAATATCCGGATGGATCCTAAGCTTTGTCCAGCTGATCCAAATTGGATTGCCTTTATCCATAGCAATGACATCTGGATATCTAATATAGAAaccagagaagaaaggaggctAACATTTGTGCACAATGGTAATTCGTCCTGAATTAAAATCTCTGCACCTCCTCTGCACTTGTTCTTGCTCTACTGAATTAAGTAATGGCATTAAGTTATCTCCTGAGATCTGAGGGAATGGCAACTGTTTACTTCATCTGGGGTTTGGTTGTCATGTTCTGTATGTTTTCTCCAATGCAAATGCTGCAGGAAAATTCTTTTCCTGGGTCCACTGGGAAAACCAGAATCTGGCAGGATGAGTTGTTTGTTGAATACATATGGAAAGACTTCTCCTGAATCACATATTCTTTTTATGTACTGGAACAGTCGTTTTTGTGTGGAGTAGCTGTGGGTGGAATAGAGCTGGGGGAAAGTTTCTGCCAGCAAAGTCAGGCTGCAGGGCTTTTTAGAGACAATATAGAGTTTCTGAATAGCACTGTGGCTTCTGCTGGTGCCCTCATACTCAGTCTCTTAGGTTTGTGCTTCTACCCCCCTCCAGGTCTGGTTTAGACATGTATCccagggaaaggaaatggaaaactgTGGGTAAACAGCTTCTTAAAATCCATTGCATTTTGCAATTGAAGCATGCAGCTTGTACTGAAACTGCATCATTAGATTTGTAACCAAATCAAAATTTTTGACACTTTACAATAATACTTGAGCTTATTTGAAAGTtagttattaaaatattatgtaagtacattaaaaataaactatagCAATGACTCCTTCTCAGATGATAATTATTTATGGAGCGCTGCTAAGTTACCTCCAGGGTAACAGGAAAAATATTGAAGCCCTATGGATAGGGTTGAGATGTTATGTAAGGCTGTTACTTTCAGCCTGTACACTGAATGAAATGCTGGTGATTTTTTCTGAATGTTGGTACTTTCAGTGTTGGTTCTCaggatttttttgctttaatttccttAAAACTTGTGGTTCCAATTTGCTGAGCTCAGGTAGagagaacattttctttcttggatGAGTGCATGGAAAACTGAGGGACTAATTGGGTAGGAGTAAGAAAAGAAGATGAggcttttctttcctaaaagaGGCTGCTGTGTCAGAGAGGATTAGGTCTTCCCCAGATAAATCAGCAGAGTGGGGTGAAAGCAGTTCTGCTGAGAAGCCAGATTTGCTATCATGTCATTGTTCTCCAGAGGCTGAACATAGGCTGTGTTTGGGATAATGCAGAGCTGATTCGATTCTGCAGTACATCATGAACTAAttcttttgtgtctttttttttcttttttcttgagaaCTTGCCAATGTTGAGGAAGATCCAAAGTCTGCTGGCGTGGCTACttttgtgctgcaggaggagttTGACAGATACACTGGCTATTGGTGGAGTCCAAAGGCAGAGCCAAGTAAGTGTGTTGGACACAATGTGTCTGACAGGCACAAGTAGTTGCCCCCATGCTGTGCTGTCTAGGGAAAGTTACTTCTTGTCTTTGGATAGGAACCTTATAGGTCAAGAAGAGCTATAAGTGTCTGCAGTGGTGGACGTGTTAAGGTGCCCTTGTTAGCCCAAGCTAATGGGGGAAGAAACTTTCCTTCTCACAACAGTGATAGGAATTGCATGAGACTTGGTGCATTTTGTATAATGAAACGAGAGTCACAGACATTCCTTCATCCTTTCAGCCTGCATGTTCTCCTAGGGAAGCACTGGTGTCTGCAGTAACCAATTTTGAGAGCTGCTCTGATCAGGAAATGTTAATTCCTTTACAGCACTGAATGGGGGTAAAGTTCTTCGAATTCTTTATGAAGAAAACGATGAGTCAGAAGTGGAAATCATTCATGTCACATCACCCATGTTGGAGACAAGAAGAACAGATTCCTTCCGGTACCCCAAAACTGGTGAGACCCAGATGACCTTGCATCTCCATTTCTGGGAGATGCTTATTTTATTCCATGTGCCTTACGCTGGTGATAGAGCAGGGCGTTGTTGTAGGCATGACGTGTGGTCCTGGAATTAGTGCTCAGGTAGTAGAAATGTATGTGGAAAAACTTCTGCCCTGGAGGTTTGATTAGTCACTGGTGCCTGTGTTGATTTTCCAGCCATGAGGTTACTAAGAACTCAGTCTGGGTCCCTCAGAAGTTGGCAGAAACCCTACCTGATTGTCGCTATTTTGGAGCTGCTGTCTCAGATCCTGGCACAGAGAAGCTGGTTCCTGTTACAGCCCAGTGTCTCTGAGGGAATAGCTGCAGAATGATAGCATTTTGATTTTCCCAGGGGGAGGCATCCTGCtagctgctggcagtgccctgGTAGCTCTAAAGGACTCTGATCTCCACAAATGCTTTCGGACTTGGAAAATTGTGCTTGTTTACAGACTATGAGGGaaagcctctgctgccattttcaAACAGGGAGTGATGCGAAGGCTTCAGCAGTAAAGGAACGAGGGCAGGCTGGAGCCAATGAGACTTCTGCAGTCCTGCTGTGCagtgcactgtgctgtgccaggtGTATAGGGCAAGTTTGAGCAAGCTGACCCTTGCTCTTCTGAGATTTCGCTGCTGTTTTTGCAGGACGTGTTGATCACATTATGAAAGTAGttaatttctttcttactcCTGAaatctttttatctgtttttattatcAGGTCTTGTAATTGCCCTAATCCTTTGGCAAGAGTTTCCTGCTTATGATTCTGATTTACTGCTCCTTTTAAGGAGCAGGAGGGGCCATGTTAGCCTGCAAAGCAAGAGGTGACTTCATGTTTTCCAGTGCTAGGGTACACTTAGATTTCGTGAGGGTGTTTTATTATACTTTTATTAAGTGCTGAATCTAAGCAGTGTAGGAAAACCAGGCAGCCAAAGCCTTAAAtgccttgaaaacaaacaaatgtgttttaatCTCTGTCCTCAGTTTCCAGTCAGAACCACGTAGGCAGTAGGCTTTTTTGGGTTGTTATAAGGGCAAAGCTTGAGGTGGTTTGTTACCAGGGTGAAGACGAGTACTTCAGTAAGCCAGAACTGTGGCTTAAAGCAAGTCATTCCACTTCAGTGCGTCAGTTTCTGTGAGTTGATAAAGTGAAAGCAGCATTGAGAATATTAAATCTATGTGGAAGCTGCTAGATGGAGCTGCCTAGACTGACACAACAACTTTACTCTTTATCCTTCAcctctgctgtgcagcaggccctcagcactgcaggtgcTGTACATCTGTGTTGTTCAGGCTTTGTATGGAGAGCTAGGTGGATTTTCACTGTCCAGCACAGAAAAGTATTGCTCTGCTTTTTATTCAATATCAGCCAAACAGTAAACCAAAGCTTGCTTTGCTGTCCAGGTGGTGCATGCATGCTTTGTCTGTGGGAGAGCAAACTGACTGACAGTAGCATAGCTCCTTGATCAGAGCTGTTTGTGGCATTACATCCACCAGTTCTACTGTGTGTCTGTAGTCTCTTTTTTCTGTGCCTGGTTCTCTAATATGTGCAAGCAGGCTATTTGACCAAAGagtgttctgcttttttcctgttccaGTTCTGTACAAATAACAACGCAGTAATCCACAGTTCAAGCCTGCCCTCTTGGAAGCAAACAGTTTGTGCCTGACTGCTAACATCTGTTTTTGTAGGTACAGCAAATCCAAAGGTCACTTTCAAGATTTCTGAAGTGGTGATCAATGAAGAAGGAAGAGTAAGTTCCATGTTCCCCTTGTTCCCAAGTTAAATTTGATTTCTGTGACTCTTCTTGGTAAAAACCGCTTTCCTTTTCAGCATAACTGAACTTTGTTGTGTTAGCTCAGTGGCTTACCTGGAGGCAATGCACTTGGCTCCTTCCTTGTGTTCAGCAGTATTTCTCAAGGACTGTTTGATGAactcagctgcagagcagagcatttTAGGTGTGAATGGTTAGGCtttgctatgtgacagatgtCTTGATTGCTTGGCTGCAGacaatggaaaaaaactgaTTGCAAAGAGAATGTATCACCTTATAAAAGCATGAACTGTGGGAAAAGATGAGCTTTGCTTTCACTCCAGGAATTttgaacaaatgcagaaatttcCATAGGCCAATCCAAGGTCTTTGGACAATTGGGGAATTAATCTTACCAAACAGATATATTAACCTCCATACATTGTTGGATCCTGTctgctcctgagctgctgcagctcatcaACACTCACTTGCTGGGACAGCGGTGCTGATGTGAACCAGCAGTGAGGGAAAGCTGCCAGGATCCTTGGGGTACCACTGCGATTTGTCCCAGCAGGggcaagcagcagagctgtgtatCAATTAGAACCATATTGATAACTGGATGCCATGCAGAATGTTCAacatacagcaacaaaaataagcTTGGTACAAATCACCTTCCCTTTGTATTTAACATGGGGAAACTGATCCTTTAAGTGTCTTAGGCAAGGCACGTGATGGATTTGTGAGCAGAATCTGTATTCCTCAAGTCCCAGCCCTTGCTGTGCTGGTAATTAACAGCTCTACTAATATTCTGGTGTCTGGCTACAGGTGGGGTGAATACCCTGCACTGAAAGGACAAAACAATCTAAATTGCTTAAGCTGCGCAGAAGAAGTCTGCTGTGTCCAGACTCTCATCGTGCATGAAAACTGATTGTGTGGGTTCGTCTCAGTCAATGTCAGTCACTGAATTACTCCTTTGTCAACAGATTGCAGGTGTTGTGGATAAAGAGCTGGTTCAGCCGTTCGAGATCCTCTTTGAAGGAGTAGAGTACATTGCTAGAGCTGGGTGGACGCCAGAAGGAAAATAGTGCGTATGTTAATCCTGTCTCTGCTTAGAGGGTTTGGGCAGTGCAGCTAGAAGCAGAACGTAGCGGTCTTTGTCTTCCTTGAGCTGAagccttctttcattttccctttgctaCAAATACATCTGCATAAAGAAGGCAGCTTCTCCAAAACCAAACAGTCCTTACCTCCTCTGATGTCTGGCCCTACTGCTTGGGGATGGGCACTCACAGCCTTTGATGTTTGTGTCCTCCCAGCATCCCTGTGAGACAGAGTGCAGTGCTGTTATCCCCATTTTGCAGATGGGGAACTGAGGCCCAGAGAGGCTAAGTGACTTGCCATAGTCACACAGGAAGTCTATGGCTGAGGACAGAAATGAGCCCAGGTCCCCCAGGCTACCACCCTCACCTCTGGAGTGTCCTTACTGACCAGAGTTACTGATCAGAAAACCTGCTATAAGTGCTACTTACATTTGCATGTCATTTTTAGCCTTGTCGATGATGTAGTGCAGTGTTTCTAATTCACCAGAAGCATCTCCAGAGTTGCACTTCTCCAGTTCTTGAATCTAAAgatttcactttatttatttttttcaaatgtggaagaaatgcaGGGACACATTTGTTCCattgtcttgctttttttcaggATTATTATTAGAGCTACATGTAAAGTCATCAGAAGTATGGCAGGGTCTCCTGCCAGTTCATTTAGGTGCCAGTATTACTCTCTGCCAGGTACAGatttaaaacattaatattttgaCGAGTATCCTGAAACATTGGTTATTCCTCTTCTTCGTTATTCCCTctgatttttctcctctctttctcctttaaaGCACAATCCAAATCTGGGGGAATAGAATTAATTAAACTTTTCAACCACCAGTGCTTATGCAATattgaaatgaagagaaatagtTATGGaagaggtttgtttttgtgggtgAGATTTTACATGTGGCTTTTTTGCTTAATCTGAAGCCGAACATTCTTGACTCCCCCGAAATGCCTCGTGGTAATGTGCTGCTTTTGAGGTTTTTCAGATCTCTCTACTGTTCATTGTtgtgtgctgttttctcttAATATCTGTCTTCTCAACAGCATTTGGTCCATCTTACTGGATCGTTCCCAGACTCGACTGCAGATCGTCTTGATTCCCCCTGCATTATTCATCCCAGTAGAATATGATGCAATGGAAAGGCAGAAACTTATCGACGCCGTACCAGATTCTGTTACACCTTTAATTATTTATGAGGAAACAACAGACATATGGATAAATGTAAGAATTTGAATTTCAGCCTTGTCTGACAGTTTGTTGTTCGAGACCCCGTGTGCAGCACTTGGGCAAAGTTGatgttgctgtgctgtgctgccgaGGAGAATATTCCTGTTGTCCAAGTTCTGTGCCTGTTTctggcagagagctgctctAAAGGGCTCATAACATGTAGAGGGCAAAAAGATGTGTGAtgtgaaagcagagctgctttgcttGAGGCCGCTAGGTGATCAGAGAACTAGGAACGGAGCCCAGGACACTGCTGTTCCAGGATAGCCCCATTCCCACAGTGTTACCCACTGTCCTCCAGCTTCTTTGTACTTCTGTTTGCCAGAAGCAGTCCCAGCAGGTGAAGTATTCTTCAGCCAGTGAAGATGTATCTAGGTGGCAGTGGGGGAACATGTCTCAGGAATCTGCTAACAGTCACTGAAAATCCTCCTGAACCACACATATTCTGGTGAAATGGATCCCTGTGTATTGGTTGTGGAGGTATTCTACAGGGCCTGAGCTCTGTGATCCTGCACACAGGTGTGCTAGGCTCACGGTGTAGGAAGGAGTGCTGTTCCTGCTTGTGCTGATCTCCAAAGAGGCATCCTGCTGGGGGTGTACCAGGGTGCAGGAGAGCCTGAGAATGTCAATCACTGGTGGGTAGTTGCATCTTTCAGCTGAGTGTGGGCACAAAGCCTTCCAGTAAATGGTTTCTGTACAATGAGTGCTCTGTAGtactgtaatttctttttagtAGTAGTGTGCATGGTTTCAGGATGGTGCAGTATGTTGtcttttctctgttatttttctggCTGGAGTTGTTTTTGACTAGCAGCACTTATTGTGCATATAAGTGCTTCTGATGCTTCAAACGATTGTCACTTGAAGCAAGAGCTGGCATCTTTATGAGTGGGAAGATGATGTCAGTTCATCTTTCTCTAAATAGCCCTTATGGGCTTCTAGACAGCACCTGGCAGAGCTGGCCACCAAACCCTGTCTTATTTTGGTTGGCCTTTGTatgctgtctgcagagctggaCTCACCTCTGTATACAAGCTAGAAAGGCAGCTGCAAAAAAACTTAATTCATTCTGTGGCCAGGATATAGGCTATCAAGAagcctggagctgtgcagctgttgCAGTTTGCAGACACCTCGTGGCTCTTATGCATTATTTGTTCTGCCAGTAAGGgacactgtgctgcagcctgctggtgTAACCTGTGCTGGGCAGTTAGAGGTGTTCATGTGTGACTTCAGTGCCAAAGTCCTGCTGATAACAGCAACGTGCTGTTCTGTCTCCACAGATCCATGATATCTTCCATGTTTTCCCTCAAACCCATGAAGATGAGATAGAGTTCATTTTTGCCTCCGAGTGTAAAACAGGATTCAGACACCTATACAAAATTGTCTCAATTTTGAAGGAGAGCAAATATAAACGGTCATCTGGAGGACTCCCTGCTCCAAGTGAGTGAGTTTATTCTCTTGCTTTAATTGGGCATTTGCTGCTGACTGGTGAGGAAATGAATGTCCTTCCGGGTGGCAGGAATCACTAGAAACTCCTGTTGTTTCCTGAGAAGCCCTTCACTGTACAGTCATTGCTCTTGAAATTGTAAGGGGGTTATTCTGTGTGCAGCACGCCTTCATTTTAACCCTGATTCTTCCTTGCTGACTGGAGGTGAGAGTTTCAAAAAATCAGATGCCAGATGGGCTTCCCTGTGGTGCTGTGACGTGCACTGAGTTGACAGTGATGGGGTTGTTTACTTCCTGACTGCAGTGGGTTAATCATTACAGCAATAACGTGGCTATCTCTGATCTGAAGGTCCAGTGTATCTAATAGGTGTTCAGGACCTGGTTTTGGAAGTGAAACCAGCGTGGTTCCTGTCAGCCTTTACAAGCAGATTGTAGCAGAGGCTGATAAAGAGCACAGTTTGAACATGCTGTAAAAAGGACTGCAGAGGGCCTCCCTGTCTAAGGGGCCCACTTGTTAGTCCCTTTAAAATGAACATATGTGCTTGGCAGCAAAACCTATGATATGGCAACTATTCAGAGAATTCCTATCTGCTCTTAAAAACAGTCATGGTATTGCTGTATAGACAGAGATGTTAGTAGGAGAAAATTACTGACAGCTGTTGCAAgtggaaatgcagaaagagtaattccaagcaaaaaaaaaaaagaaatcaatgcaAGGACCACGTGCTTCCAAGCTGCAGTCAGAGTTTGCATGGTGGAGCTGTGCACAAAGCCCCTGGAATGTTTTTTCCACAGTATGTGTTCTTTCATTTACAGTTTCATGCTGTGATATTTAATTTACTTGTTGTGTGTTGAAGGCACTCGCTGAGTTCTGCGTGCACAAGAAGTGCACCTAATTTTACTGTAGGTCCCAGCTTAGTGCAATtgttggtgtgggtttttttccaaaaagcatTAGATTGGGTTCATTAGACTTCTATGATTGTATCCAATTACTTTTTCTTGCTAGATCTCCCTCCTTCCAAGGCAAATGAAGCCATTTTataaaagcagagctgcttcccagccCAAAGCAAAATTCCCCATTTTTGACACCGGAGATTCCCTTTGCACCcttttcaatattaaaaaaagcaagaagcaaagcTATCCAGGTGTCACTTTGAGAGTACCTGTGAATCCTTCAATACCCAGCTCTCAGAATGTTTAGTACCAGCTCTGACATTTGTCTGCAGAGTTGCCAGAGATACGGGTCCTCTGCGAAGCCACGTTGTTCTTGGCTTGTGTCTAGCAGAAAAgcttggaaagaagaaatgtcatGGTGTCTGTGTGTTCTGTAAAATGTGTGAGTGTAAAATCTCTGTTTGCAGGTGACTTCAAGTGCCCCATCAAAGAGGAGATTGCCATTACCAGTGGGGAATGGGAAGTGCTTGGCAGACATGGGTCCAATGTAAGTCTCTGCTCGTGCTGCATGGATATCTTGCAAGCAACACAGGCATGCTGGAAGACAGCTG
This Lagopus muta isolate bLagMut1 chromosome 10, bLagMut1 primary, whole genome shotgun sequence DNA region includes the following protein-coding sequences:
- the DPP8 gene encoding dipeptidyl peptidase 8 isoform X1, encoding MAAAMETEQPGLEVFETTGCEEQVQREEQPKPEPFYVERHSWSQLRKLLTDTRKYHGYMMAKAPHDFTFVKKNDPEGPHSDRIYYLAMSGENRENTLFYSEIPKTVNKAAVLLLSWKPLLDLFPAILDYGMYSREEELLRERKRIGTVGIACYDYHRESGTFLFQAGSGIYHVKDGGPHGFTQQPLRPILVETSCPNIRMDPKLCPADPNWIAFIHSNDIWISNIETREERRLTFVHNELANVEEDPKSAGVATFVLQEEFDRYTGYWWSPKAEPTLNGGKVLRILYEENDESEVEIIHVTSPMLETRRTDSFRYPKTGTANPKVTFKISEVVINEEGRIAGVVDKELVQPFEILFEGVEYIARAGWTPEGKYIWSILLDRSQTRLQIVLIPPALFIPVEYDAMERQKLIDAVPDSVTPLIIYEETTDIWINIHDIFHVFPQTHEDEIEFIFASECKTGFRHLYKIVSILKESKYKRSSGGLPAPSDFKCPIKEEIAITSGEWEVLGRHGSNIYVDEAKKLVYFQGTKDSPLEHHLYVVNYKNPGEVKRLTERGYSHACCVSQDCDMFISKYSNQKNPHCVSLYRLTGHEDDAAQRTKEFWATILDSAGPLPDYIPPEVFSFESSTGFTLYGMMYKPHNLQPGKKYPTVIFIYGGPQVQLVNNRFKGLKYFRLNTLASLGYVVVVIDNRGSCHRGLKFEGAFKYKMGQIEIDDQVEGLHYLASQYDFIDLDRVGIHGWSYGGYLSLMALMQRSDIFRVAIAGAPVTLWVFYDTGYTERYMGHPEHNEQGYYLGSVAMQADKFPSEPNRLLLLHGFLDENVHFAHTSILLSFLVRAGKPYDLQIYPQERHSIRVPESGEHYELHLLYYLQENLGSRIAALKAM
- the DPP8 gene encoding dipeptidyl peptidase 8 isoform X2, translating into MAAAMETEQPGLEVFETTGCEEQVQREEQPKPEPFYVERHSWSQLRKLLTDTRKYHGYMMAKAPHDFTFVKKNDPEGPHSDRIYYLAMSGENRENTLFYSEIPKTVNKAAVLLLSWKPLLDLFPAILDYGMYSREEELLRERKRIGTVGIACYDYHRESGTFLFQAGSGIYHVKDGGPHGFTQQPLRPILVETSCPNIRMDPKLCPADPNWIAFIHSNDIWISNIETREERRLTFVHNELANVEEDPKSAGVATFVLQEEFDRYTGYWWSPKAEPTLNGGKVLRILYEENDESEVEIIHVTSPMLETRRTDSFRYPKTGTANPKVTFKISEVVINEEGRIAGVVDKELVQPFEILFEGVEYIARAGWTPEGKYIWSILLDRSQTRLQIVLIPPALFIPVEYDAMERQKLIDAVPDSVTPLIIYEETTDIWINIHDIFHVFPQTHEDEIEFIFASECKTGFRHLYKIVSILKESKYKRSSGGLPAPSDFKCPIKEEIAITSGEWEVLGRHGSNIYVDEAKKLVYFQGTKDSPLEHHLYVVNYKNPGEVKRLTERGYSHACCVSQDCDMFISKYSNQKNPHCVSLYRLTGHEDDAAQRTKEFWATILDSAGPLPDYIPPEVFSFESSTGFTLYGMMYKPHNLQPGKKYPTVIFIYGGPQVQLVNNRFKGLKYFRLNTLASLGYVVVVIDNRGSCHRGLKFEGAFKYKMGQIEIDDQVEGLHYLASQYDFIDLDRVGIHGWSYGGYLSLMALMQRLPSPERP